The Rothia sp. SD9660Na DNA segment GAGAAGCGGTTGACGGTGGAGGGGTAGGAGCGTTGGAGCAGGCCGTAGAAGGGGAAAACCGCTGCCCAGGCGAGCACGAAAAGGACGATGGGGGCCAGGATAAGGGGCACAAAAAGGAAGGTCGCGAGGGGCTCAGAGAAAGGGGTGGAGGTGCCTAGGTCGGTGGCGCGGGCGGCCCAGGCGGCACCGGCAAGGCCCCCGATGAGGGCGTGGGTGGAGGAGGAAGGAATACGGAACCACCAGGTAATAATGCCCCAGATAATAGCTGAGATGAGGGCTGTAAGAATGAGCCCCAGGCCGGTGTTGTTGTGGGGCACGGTTAGCCAGTGGGTGGTGACGGAGCCCAGCATAATACCCGTGATGGCCATGCCGATAGCGTTGAAGAGGGCGCTGGTGCGCAGGGCTATTTTAGGGGTGAGTGCCCTGGTTTTGACGGGTATGGCGGTGGCGTTGGGGGCGTCGTGAAAGCCCGTAACGAAGGTGAAGGCAATCAGGGCTAGGCAGCTGAGGGCAAAGAGAGCGAGGGTCACTAGGATTCCTGCACGATGATGCGGCCGATTTCGGTGGCGACGGTGCGCATGGCTTCGGACGCTTCGATGAGCTTGTGTACGAAGCGGGTGGTCTGCAGGTAGCGGGTCTGCTTGTAGCGGTCCTGGATATCTGCATCGTATTCTTCGGCAATGCGAACGGCCTGCTTGGCGATGCGGAGCATGGTGATCCAGTAGTCGTCCAGATCACGCAGGGTGCTGAGTTTGGGGATGATTTCGGTTGTGAGCACTGCCTGGCGTTGGATAAGGTCGAGCAGGGTCGCTGCCTTGGGCGAGAAACGTACGATGTGGTAGAGGTGCAGAATGTTGGCTGCTGAGGTGAGCTTTTCAACGACGTTGTTGAGTGAAACAGCCAGGGTATAGATATCTTCGCGGGGAATAGGGGTTGAGAAAGAGCTGCGCACCGCGGTCATGGTGGTGTGCAGCATATCGAGGGTTGCGGCCTCGTGGGTGAGAGTGCGTTCCAAAAGTTCCGGGTAGCGGTCTTCGGGGGAGCCCACCATTTCTGAGAGCAGGGCAGCTGCTCCGGTGACCTGTTCTGAGAGCGCGGCAAGGGCGGTCAGTGAGGTGTTTTCTTGGGGGAACATGCGTTGGAGCATGGGCCAGCTCTCCTGGGTGTGGGCGTGTGGGCAGGTGCTGAGTTTATGGTACCGCGCCAAGGTTAACGGGGTGGCGCTCGCCTGAATTGCGGGCGGACGCAAAAGCCGGGCTACCTGCCTCGTGGAAAGGGAAGCGGAGCCCGGCAAGTGCGGTATGAAGTTTAGCGATGTCAGGCTGGGAGCGCCTCTCGGCGGAAGGCCGCTCGAAGCGGCTAAAGATTTGGAGCCCGGGGCTACCTATTAGCAGCCTGACATCTTGGTATCCATCATTCTCCTGTTCGCCAGCGGTGTCAACCCCGGGTGGCGCTCCTGGCTATTTTGCCTGTCGGGGAGGCGCTGTCGCGGCCTTTAGTTGAGGGTTCCTGCCCGCCAATTGAGGGCAGCTTCTTCGAGCTCGCGGGCGGTTCCGGTGAGTTTGCGGGCAGCGGTTCGTAGGCGGACGGCCCGCACAGCGGCCTCATCGCGCACCTCGGCTGAGGGGGCGTGCAGCTCGGCCACTTCATCGGGGTGCCCGCCGCGGGGCGAGACCCGCTGGCCGTGCCTCAGCTCGAGGGCAACGTCGTCCTGCCCCAAAGCCAGCACGCGGCAGAAAGCCGCAAAGCGGTTGAGGGCGACGTCGAAGTCGCCGGTGTAGGCGCCTGCCAGAATAGCGTCGACGGTGGCACAGATTTCGTCGGCGGTAGGCGGCGAGGGCACCCCGGCCAGGGCCTGAGCCAGGTAGCTGGAGTGCATTCCGCGCTCGTAGTAGTGGCTCATGAGCTGGGAATTAGCACGAATGACGCCGCGCAGGGCATAGATACGCCAGAGGGCCCCGGCAACGGTCACTGGGGCTGCCTGCGACCAGAGTTCAGCTACGGCTTCGATACCGAACTCGTCGGTGTAGTGCACCAGGCGCTTGGTGACGGAGGGGTCTTCGTTGGCGCGTCCGCGGGCTAGCAGGGCGCGGGCGGACGCCTGGGCGGCAGCAGCCAGGTCTTCTGGGCTGCTTGCCCCCTGGTAGCGTTCAAACTTTTCGGTGGAGAGGCGGACGGGGCGGTGAAAGCGGGCGTCAGAAGGCATGCCTACCAGTGTAGAACTGCTGAGGAAAGAGGGAAAGGTTATGCGCTGAGAGGTAAAACTGGGGTGCGCATGATGACGCTTGCGTGCAGGAGGGCTGCGATGGTCCCGGCCAGGGTTTGGCCTGCGAGGACGGCAATCTGTAGCTGGGCTGCGAGCAGGGCCGCGGTGAGGCCAACGAAGAGCAGGAGGGCGGCGGCGTAGTGGGTGAGGGGGCTATTCAGTAGGGCGGTCACACAGCTATTAGAGCACGGCAGCGGCGCGGACGCCCGTTGCGGCCGGGTTTTTGGAGCTTTGCGTCACGGGGTGTATAGTGGAAGGCGCTGAGTTTACTCAGTGGATGCGCCTTTAGCTCAGTTGGTAGAGCATCGGACTTTTAATCCGTGGGTCGTGGGTTCGAGCCCCACAGGGCGC contains these protein-coding regions:
- a CDS encoding histone acetyltransferase → MPSDARFHRPVRLSTEKFERYQGASSPEDLAAAAQASARALLARGRANEDPSVTKRLVHYTDEFGIEAVAELWSQAAPVTVAGALWRIYALRGVIRANSQLMSHYYERGMHSSYLAQALAGVPSPPTADEICATVDAILAGAYTGDFDVALNRFAAFCRVLALGQDDVALELRHGQRVSPRGGHPDEVAELHAPSAEVRDEAAVRAVRLRTAARKLTGTARELEEAALNWRAGTLN
- a CDS encoding phosphate transport regulator; this translates as MLQRMFPQENTSLTALAALSEQVTGAAALLSEMVGSPEDRYPELLERTLTHEAATLDMLHTTMTAVRSSFSTPIPREDIYTLAVSLNNVVEKLTSAANILHLYHIVRFSPKAATLLDLIQRQAVLTTEIIPKLSTLRDLDDYWITMLRIAKQAVRIAEEYDADIQDRYKQTRYLQTTRFVHKLIEASEAMRTVATEIGRIIVQES
- a CDS encoding inorganic phosphate transporter, which codes for MTLALFALSCLALIAFTFVTGFHDAPNATAIPVKTRALTPKIALRTSALFNAIGMAITGIMLGSVTTHWLTVPHNNTGLGLILTALISAIIWGIITWWFRIPSSSTHALIGGLAGAAWAARATDLGTSTPFSEPLATFLFVPLILAPIVLFVLAWAAVFPFYGLLQRSYPSTVNRFSRSVLSLANSLISLIHGIQTGQRAVVIYAVLLLSAGLKVHPTTYIISALFLAMVLGFGTARGSSRIGYTFAHQMVKVDPFRGAVAQSSTALAMVLLQFFLNTPVSSSHMAASAVLGSGVNQRFAAVRHKIVLRIILTWFITMPACFLLAAVLFLALSPLL